One Longimicrobiaceae bacterium genomic window, TGCTGAACCGGCTCACGTCGATGCCGTAGCCGCCGAAGAACGCCCGCACCGCCTCCGCACGCCGCTGGCCGAGCGCCAGGTTGTACTCGGTGGACCCGCGCTGGTCCGCGTTGCCCTCGATGCGCAGGCGGATGCCGGGGTTGGCGCGCATCACCAGCGCCTTGCGCTCCAGGATCGCCTGCGCATCGGGCGACACCTCGTCGCTGTCGTACTCGAAGAACACCATCTCCGTCAGCGCCGCGCGGGCCCCGGCGGTGCGCTGCTCGGTGGCGGCGCGCTCGCGCTCCGTGCGCTCCCGGTCCGCCCGCTCGCGCTCCACGCGGTCGCGCTCGGCCATGGCGATGGAGTCGGCGCGCGCCCGCTCGCGGGTCACGGCGTTGAGCGAGTCAGCGTTCGCGGGCGACGGCCCGTCTGCCGGGTGCTTCTTGCGGCACGCGCCAGCGGAGAGCGCGACGAGGGCGAGCAGGGCGATGTGGCGGGTCTTCATGGCATCTCCTGGCGTGTGGAAACTCCGGCCCGGTGCCGGACGCTGGTCGATCTTTCGAGTAACTGCTGACCTCAGCTGCGAGACGGCGGCGCGGGGCTGAAACGGGGTTCGTGGCGGAGGGTGGCCCCTCCCCCGGCCCCTCCCCCCAAACTGCCTGGGGGAGGGGAGAATTCGGATGCGGGCCGGTGGTTTGGGTCTGCGGTGAGCTGGTCACGGTAGGGTGCGGCTCTTCGGCTGGGCCGGAGCGGGAAGGTCGGATTACAGATCCGCCATCAACCGCCAGCCGGTCCTCCGCTCCGCATCGTCCTCACCCCGCTCGCCGGAAGCGCAGCCCCAACTCTAATCTGGCGATCCGAGAAAACCTCACCCCACCGTGGACCAAGCTCCCCTCCCCCAGGCAGTTTTGGGGGAGGGGCTGGGGGAGGGGGCCTCCTCCCAGCCCGCACCTACCCTTACGACCCGACCCGCGACAGCACCGGCGACCAGGCGGGCAGCCCCAGGCCGCCGCCGCGGACGAGCGCCCTGGTGCGGCCGGTCACCGTGTCGAGCACGAAAAGGCCGCCGCCGTCGCGGTCCGAGGCGAAGACCACGTGGCGGCCGTCGGGCGCCCAGCTCGGGTCCTCGTTACGGCCGTGGTCGGTGAGCAGGCGCGTGCCGCCGCCGTCCACCTTGGTGCTGACGATCTGGAAGCTGCCGCTCACGCGCGTGTGGTATGCGATCTCGCCGCCGGCGGGCGACCAGTCCGGCGACGCGCTGTAGCCCTTCCGGCCGTACACGTAGTCCGAGACGAGCGAGGCGCTGCCGCCCGGCGACATCACGTAGATCTGCGGCTCGCCCAGGCGGTCCGAGACGAAGGCGAAGCGCCGCCCGTCCGGCGACCAGCTCGGCGAGAACGATGCGTATCGCCCGCCCCGCGTCTGCTGCTGGAGGCCGCGGCCGGGCGCCCACGTCGCCACCTCCGTCTCCGTCCCCACCGTCGTGGCGAACGCGATCGTCTGCCCGTCGGGCGCATACGACGGGGTGATGTTCAGCCCCGCGCGGTCGGAGACCAGCCGGTCCGCGCCGGTCGCCAGGTCGCGCTCATACAGGAACGGGCCCGCGCGACGGAAGGACGTGTAGGCGATGCGCCCGCCGTCCGGCGACCACGCGGGCGACAGCGCGATCGACCCGTCGCTCGTGAGACGCGTCGCGCCTTCGCCGTCCGAATCGACCAGCCAGATCTCCTTCGATCCACGCCCCGCGACGGTGTAGGCAATGCGCGAGGCGGCGAAGCCGGGCTGGCCGGTCGCCCAGCGCACCGCCGCGTCGGAGACGGCGTGCGCGGCCATGCGGAAGGCGCGCGTGCCCGGCGCCGGCAGGTCGAAGCTGCGGCTGCCGCGCACCTGGTTGTAGACGACGTCGGTGAGCGCGAGGTCCACCGTGACGCCGCCGGGGCGCGGGCGGACGGTGCCGGAGAGGACGAGGTCGGCACCGCGCTGCTTCCAGAGCGCGGCGTTGACCGGGTCGCCGGGGCGCGTGCCGGGGTCGGCGTCCTTCACCTCGAAGCGGTCGCTGAAGTCCAGGTCACGGCGCACCACGTCACGCAGCTGCGCGGCCGCGGCGTCCGCGCCGAACGGCAGCACCACGAAGCCGGGCTTGTACTCCGTCGTCTGGTAGACGAGGCCCAGGCGCACGCCGGTGGTGTCCTGCGCGCGCGCGGCGGCGGGCAGGGCGAGCGCGAGGGCGGCGAGCAGCGCGGGGAGCTTGCGAAGGCGCATCGGGAGGCGGTCGGGGAGGATGCGGATGGTCAGCGCGGGGGCGAGAAGTCGAAGGTCACGGCCAGTCGGTCGCCGCCGAAGGCGTGGGGCAGTGGCCCGAACGCGCCGTCGCGGCCCGCCGTCTCCACCGCCTCCATGGCGGCAGCGCGGAAGGTGTAGCTGCCGCTGCCACCCGCGATCTGCATGTCCTTCACGCTGCCGTCGCGCTCGATCCAGAAGCGCACCGACGCGCGGTCGGTCGTGGAGCCGGCCGGCGGGCGGAAGTAGCGGCGCACCTGGCGGATGATGTTCTCCAGGTACGTGCGGTCCACGAAGTCCGCGCCGGCCGTGCGCACGTTCAGCCCCTCGCCGCCCGCGGTCGACGCAACAGGCTTCGGCCCCGTCGCGGGGACGGGACGCGTGCCGGTGCCCGTCGTCCCCAGCCCCGGCCGTCCGGGTGCGGCGGGAGATGCGGGTCGTCCGTTCGCGTTGGATGCCGGGCCCGCCGGCTTCGTCGCTCCGGTCGCAGGCCGCGTGGCCGGATTCGCGCCCGGCCGCGCGGGCGGAGTTGCCGGCCGCGCATCCGCCGGCTTACTCGCGGGCGGAGACGCGGGCCTCGCGGGCGTCTCGCGCGGCGGCGCGGGCTGCGGGCGCGGCGCGTCAGGCTTCCTTGTAGGCGCGGGAGCGGGCGAGGGTTCCCTCGGCGGCGGCGAAGGCGCGGCGGCGGGCGCGGAAGGCTTCGGCTGCGGGGCCGCGGGCGGGGCGGATGCGGGCGCTGTCGGCTGAGGCGCGGCGGATGCGGGTGCCGCCGACGCATCGGGCTGAGGCGGGGCGGGCGTGGTGGATGCGGGATCGACCGCCGCGGGCGTGCCGGGCGACTCCATCGGCGGCTCGGAAGGCAGCGGACCAAGCTGATTCGCATCGGGAGAGACGATGTCGATCTTGTAGATGCGCATCTTCGGCGCTGCAACGGCGCCCCCGGCCGTCGCGAGAACCAGCGCGACGAGGCCGCCGTGCAGCACCGCGGAGGCGCCGAGGGCGGCCTTGAAAGACGTGCGCTTGCGGGCGGGGCGGCGGGCTCTCATGCGGGGGTGCCCCCTCCCGCTCGCTTAGGCTCGCACCCTCCCCCGCAAGCGGGAGAGGGTTGGGGGTTCGGTGCACGCCGGATCCACCGATGCGCGCGGAAGCCATTGGGGTTAGTCCGCGAAGGCGGACTTTGCGCAGTCGTTGCCGCGGTTTCAACCGCCAGGCCAGCCGGGGCGATGCCCATCTCACGACGCCGATCCGCATCTCCCGAGCACACCCGAGCATTCCGGATGCGATGAATCGCACCCCTACAGTAGAGATCGGCGCGGGAGGCGGGGACGATGGGCATCGTCAGCGGGGGGCGGTGGTGGAGCCGGGCTCGGGCTCGGCGATGAGGCCGACGGTGGCGACATCGGCGGCCTTCATGGCACCCAGGACTTGAACGACGCGGCCGTAGGGGACGCCCTCGTCCGCACGCAGGTAGACACTGTGGGCGCCCTTCGCGCGCACCATCTCCGGGAAGGCGGCCTCGAACTCCTCCCATTTCGTGGGCGCGTCGCCGATGTAGATGGCGCCCGCGCGGTCGATGGTCACCGTCACGCCCTCGGGCGAGGGGACGGACTCGGTCTTGGCCTTGGGCACCTTCACCTCCACGCCGCCCGCCATCATCGGCGCGGTGATCATGAAGATGACGAGCAGGGTGAGCGCCACGTCCACCAGCGACGTGACGTTGATCTCGGCGCTCACGCTCAGGTCGCGCGACCCACGGCGGCGCCTGGGCATCAGATGCGCCCTTCGCGCGCCAGCGTGCCGATGAACTCGCTGCTGAAGCCCTCCAGCTCGTTCATGATCAGGTTCATCCGCGCCGTCAGGTAGTTGTAGCCCATCGCCGCGGGGATGGCGACGACCAGCCCGCCCGCCGTGGCCACCAGCGCCTCCGCGATGCCCGGCGCGACCGCGTTGATGCTGCTCGAACCGGCGTCCGACACGCCCACGAACGAGTTCATCACGCCCAGGACGGTGCCCAGCAGCCCCAGCAGCGGCGAGACGGTGGCGATGATCGCCAGCCAGTAGATGCCGCCCGTGAGCTCGTCGCGCTCCTCGCCTTCCTCCTTCTCCAGGACCAGGCGGAGCACCTCCAGCTGCGCCGGGCTCAGGCCGCGCACGTCGCTGCCGGCGCGCGCGGCGCCGGGCCGCAGGTCGCTGAAGAAGCTCATCCCACGACGGAAGACGCGGGTGAAGGGCGACTCCGGCAGCGCGATGATGGCTTCGTACGCCGCATCCAGCCGCTCCGCGCCCTCCAACCGGTCCAGGAACAGGTCCGACTCGCGGCGCAGGCGGCGGAACTGGAGGATCTTCCACACGATCAGCCCCCACGACAGGAGCGAGAAGACCGCGAGCACCGCCATGATGATCTTGGTGGATGGCGTGCCCTGCGCGATCATCTCCCAGACGCGCGCGAACTCGTTGTGCGCGCCCTGGGGAGCCGCCTGCATCATGCGTCTGCCTCGGATGTGGGATGTACGGCGGGGGAAGGTTCCGGCTCTGCGGACGGCTCCGGGCCGTCGCGCTCCAGCTCCAGCTCGAAGAGGTAGCGCACCGTGTCGAGCACGGCGGTGCCGCGGCCGTTGCCGGCGGCGTCCCGCAGGCGCACGGTGGGCGCGTGCAGCAGCTTGGCGAGCAGCGCGCGGGTGAGCGCATCCACCGCCTCGCGGTCCGCTTCCGGGAGATGGGCGAGCGCCTTGAGCGCGCGGTCCACCTCGGCGCGGCGCAGGCGTTCGCCGCGGTCGCGCAGGGCGCGGATGGTGGGGACCACCGCGAGAGACGAGTACCAGGCCCAGTATTCCTCCACGCCCTGCGCCACGATGGCCTCGGCGGCGGGGAGCTGCGCGCGGCGGCGGCCCAGGTTCGCGTCGACGATCTGCGTCAGGTCGTCCACGTTGTAGAGGAAGACGTTGGGCTCGTCACCCACCGCGGGCTCCACGTCGCGCGGGATGGCGATGTCGATGATGCACAGCGGCTTCTTCGCGCCGCCGGGCAGCGCGTTCCGCAGCCGCTCGCGCGTGAGCACGGGGTGCGGGGCAGATGTGGAGCAGACGACGATGTCCACCTGCGGCAGCGCCGTGGCGAAGTCGTCCAGCCGCACCGCCTCGCCGCCGAACTTCGCCGCCAGCTCCTTCGCACGCTCGAAGGTGCGGTTCGCCACGATAGCCGTGCGCACGCCCTCGCCCGCCAGGCACTCCAGCGTCAGCTCGCTCATCTCGCCCGCGCCGAGGACTAGGGCGCGGCGGCCCTTGAGCGAGCCGAAGATCTTCTTCGCCAGCTCCACCGCGGCGGAGGGGACGGAGGCGGCGCCGGTGCCCAGGCCCGTCTCGCTGCGCACGCGCCCGCCGACGGAGAAGGCGTTCTGGAAGAGGCGGTTGAGGGAGGGGCCGACCACCGGGCCCCGCTCCCCCGCGACCTCGCGCGCCACGGCGTAGGCTTCCTTCGCCTGCCCCTGGATCTGCGGCTCGCCCAGGATCATCGAGTCGAGGCCCGAGGTGACGCGGAAGAGGTGCTCGGCGGCGAGGCGGTCGCGGTGCTCGTACAGGTACGGCGCGGCCTGCGCGGGCGTCGCGCCGATCTTGCGGGCCAGCAGCTCGCGCGCGGCGTCCGTCCCCGAGCCGTCGTCCGGCAAGGCGAGGTACAGCTCGGTGCGGTTGCAGGTGGAGAGCAGCACCGCCTCGCCGGCCGACGCGGCGGACGCGGCGAGCAGCGCGCCCGGCATCTCCGCGCGGCCGAACGCGAAGCGCTCGCGCACCTCGATGGGGGCCGTCCGGTGGCTGACGCCTACGACTGCGAGAGGCATCGGGAGATGCGGGACTCCACTTCCTCGTCGCGGCCCGCGATGGCCACGTCCAGGAAATCGGGTGTGATCAGGCTGAACCAGAGTGCGCGCCGCCGGTCCTCGTCGTCAGGCCAGCGCGCCTGCACGTCCGTCCGAAGCTCCGCCAGGCGGCGCGCCGCGCGTCCGAGCCCCGGCGTGACGACGGACTCGATCCGCTCCTTGAGGCGCCGCGCCAGCAGCGGCGCCGCGCCGCCGGTCGAGAGCGCGACGACGACGTCGCCCTGCCGGATCGAAGCGGGGAGGTGGAACATCGACCCTTCCCCGTCGTCGGCCATGCTGACGAGCGCGCCGTCCGCCGAAGCTTCGGCGGCGACGGCGGCGTTGACGTCCGCATCGTCCGTCGCGGCGAAGACGAGGTGGCGGCCGAGCGCATCTCCCGCCTGGTATCTCCGGAGATGCAGGTCGATCCGGCCCGCATCTCCCGAAGCGCGGATCTCGTCCGTCACCTCGGGCGCGACAACGACGGGGGATGCGCCCGCATCCACCAGCCCGCGCACCTTGCGCTCCGCCACGGCGCCGCCGCCTACGACGAGGATGCGGCAGCGCGCCACGTCCAGCATCAGGGGATAGAGGCTCATAGGAACCCCGCCCCGGCGGTCGCGGCGCGCAGCAGGACGTACGATACCACCACCACGGCGAACCCCAGCACCGACGCGTACGCCGCCCGCTCGCCGCGGCGCCCGCCGCCCGCGCGCACGGCCAGCGCGGCCGCGAAGACGAGCCACGAGAGTACCCCCCAGATCACCTTGGGGTTTCCGGGGCCCAGCACGCGGTGGAAGCGCTCCGTCCACGCCCAGCCCACGCCCAGCGCCAGCGTGAGGAAGGCGAGGCCGATCATCAGCGCGCGCTTGCCCATGCGGTCCAGCGTGTCGAGCGGCGGGAAGAAGCGGAACACGGCGCCGAAGTGCTTGTTCTTCAGCTCGCGGAACTGGAGCAGGTACATGAGCCCCGCCGCGAACGCCACCGTCAGACCTGCGTAGCCCACCATCGCCAGGACGACGTGGAGGACGAACCACGGCCCGCGGAACGCCATCACCTCGCCGTCGGGCCGCACGCCCGCCCACTCGGCCGCGGCGGCGACCACGGCCGCGACGGGGACGAGGACGAGGCCGATGGGGCCCGTCTTCCCCAGCGTCGCCACGCCCAGCGAGCCCAGGCCGATGAGCAGCGCGAGCACGGAGAGAGACGGGCCGAGGCCGACCAGGGGCAGCTCGCCCCAGAAGCGGGCGTAGGCCACCAGCGCGGCGACGTGAACGGCGACGGCCGCGGCCACCACGAGGGTGGCCACGGCGGGCAGGCGCCGGTTCCCGCGCGCGAGCGACAGGACCAGCAGGACCGCCGCCACTGCGTACAGCGCGAGGGCGGCGTGGTGCAGCGCGTCGGTCATCGGTCGCGGTGAGGGACGGTGGAGCGCCCAAGCAGCGGCGCCCTTCCGCGGGGAAGGGCGCCGGGGGCCGCCGGGGCTGCCTGCGACGCCACGCCCGTCAGGGCATGCGCGCCACGCGGCGCACCGGCAGGCCCAGGTCCAGCGCGGGCTGCTGCAGCGCCACCACGCGCACGGTGGCGGTGTTCGCCATCACCCGCACCACCTGCAGGGATGCGACGGCGATCTCGGGCTGGCGGCCCCACGACATCTGCGTGGCGGGCTTGAAGGCCTGGAACTCGTCGCCCTCCTTGATCCCGCCCTGCCGGCCCACGTCCAGGAAGGCCAGCGCCTCGGTGGTCTGCACGGCGTGCGGCTCGGCGAAGCCCACGATGCGGCCGTCCAGCCCGCGGCGGTCCTCGCTGGGCGACACGCCGGCGCGCACCGGGAAGCGCTCGGCGGGCAGCGCCAGGTCGTTCACGTCCATGCGGTCGTAGAGCCGCGTGACCACCACCGTCGCCACGCCGCCATCCACCGCCGCAACGGTGCCGATGCCGGTGGAGTGGTAGATGCGCCCGAACGGCGGCACCTGGTCGCCCAGCCGCACGAAGTGCATGCGGTCGCCGATGCGCAGCCCGCCGGCCTGGCCCAGCGCCACGAAGATGCGGTCGTACGGGGCGATCTGCGGGTCCGCCTGGATGTGCGCCACCGTGGCCTGCTCCACCGCCGCCACGCGCCCGATGGGCGAGACCTCGGCGGGGGCGGCGACGAACGAGGCACGGTAGAAGTCGCCCACCGTCACCGCCGGCACGTCGGCCGTGCCCGCGGCGCGGATGGAGAGCGTGCGGTTGCGGGCGCCCGTGTCTACCGGGTAGAAGACGGTGCGGTCGCCGCCCTCGGCCGCGGCCACGCGCGCGCCGTCGGGAAGGACGAGCTGCTGGCGCGGGTAGATGAGCGCGGGGTC contains:
- a CDS encoding biopolymer transporter ExbD → MPRRRRGSRDLSVSAEINVTSLVDVALTLLVIFMITAPMMAGGVEVKVPKAKTESVPSPEGVTVTIDRAGAIYIGDAPTKWEEFEAAFPEMVRAKGAHSVYLRADEGVPYGRVVQVLGAMKAADVATVGLIAEPEPGSTTAPR
- a CDS encoding MotA/TolQ/ExbB proton channel family protein, with translation MMQAAPQGAHNEFARVWEMIAQGTPSTKIIMAVLAVFSLLSWGLIVWKILQFRRLRRESDLFLDRLEGAERLDAAYEAIIALPESPFTRVFRRGMSFFSDLRPGAARAGSDVRGLSPAQLEVLRLVLEKEEGEERDELTGGIYWLAIIATVSPLLGLLGTVLGVMNSFVGVSDAGSSSINAVAPGIAEALVATAGGLVVAIPAAMGYNYLTARMNLIMNELEGFSSEFIGTLAREGRI
- the hemA gene encoding glutamyl-tRNA reductase, with the protein product MPLAVVGVSHRTAPIEVRERFAFGRAEMPGALLAASAASAGEAVLLSTCNRTELYLALPDDGSGTDAARELLARKIGATPAQAAPYLYEHRDRLAAEHLFRVTSGLDSMILGEPQIQGQAKEAYAVAREVAGERGPVVGPSLNRLFQNAFSVGGRVRSETGLGTGAASVPSAAVELAKKIFGSLKGRRALVLGAGEMSELTLECLAGEGVRTAIVANRTFERAKELAAKFGGEAVRLDDFATALPQVDIVVCSTSAPHPVLTRERLRNALPGGAKKPLCIIDIAIPRDVEPAVGDEPNVFLYNVDDLTQIVDANLGRRRAQLPAAEAIVAQGVEEYWAWYSSLAVVPTIRALRDRGERLRRAEVDRALKALAHLPEADREAVDALTRALLAKLLHAPTVRLRDAAGNGRGTAVLDTVRYLFELELERDGPEPSAEPEPSPAVHPTSEADA
- a CDS encoding LysM domain-containing protein; translated protein: MRTSSLVVAGLLAATPLAAQQQPAAPAQDRVHVVQKGETLWDIARSYLSDPFLWPDIFRLNTAVVHDPALIYPRQQLVLPDGARVAAAEGGDRTVFYPVDTGARNRTLSIRAAGTADVPAVTVGDFYRASFVAAPAEVSPIGRVAAVEQATVAHIQADPQIAPYDRIFVALGQAGGLRIGDRMHFVRLGDQVPPFGRIYHSTGIGTVAAVDGGVATVVVTRLYDRMDVNDLALPAERFPVRAGVSPSEDRRGLDGRIVGFAEPHAVQTTEALAFLDVGRQGGIKEGDEFQAFKPATQMSWGRQPEIAVASLQVVRVMANTATVRVVALQQPALDLGLPVRRVARMP
- the ccsA gene encoding cytochrome c biogenesis protein CcsA produces the protein MTDALHHAALALYAVAAVLLVLSLARGNRRLPAVATLVVAAAVAVHVAALVAYARFWGELPLVGLGPSLSVLALLIGLGSLGVATLGKTGPIGLVLVPVAAVVAAAAEWAGVRPDGEVMAFRGPWFVLHVVLAMVGYAGLTVAFAAGLMYLLQFRELKNKHFGAVFRFFPPLDTLDRMGKRALMIGLAFLTLALGVGWAWTERFHRVLGPGNPKVIWGVLSWLVFAAALAVRAGGGRRGERAAYASVLGFAVVVVSYVLLRAATAGAGFL
- a CDS encoding bifunctional precorrin-2 dehydrogenase/sirohydrochlorin ferrochelatase — encoded protein: MSLYPLMLDVARCRILVVGGGAVAERKVRGLVDAGASPVVVAPEVTDEIRASGDAGRIDLHLRRYQAGDALGRHLVFAATDDADVNAAVAAEASADGALVSMADDGEGSMFHLPASIRQGDVVVALSTGGAAPLLARRLKERIESVVTPGLGRAARRLAELRTDVQARWPDDEDRRRALWFSLITPDFLDVAIAGRDEEVESRISRCLSQS
- a CDS encoding TonB family protein, which codes for MRARRPARKRTSFKAALGASAVLHGGLVALVLATAGGAVAAPKMRIYKIDIVSPDANQLGPLPSEPPMESPGTPAAVDPASTTPAPPQPDASAAPASAAPQPTAPASAPPAAPQPKPSAPAAAPSPPPREPSPAPAPTRKPDAPRPQPAPPRETPARPASPPASKPADARPATPPARPGANPATRPATGATKPAGPASNANGRPASPAAPGRPGLGTTGTGTRPVPATGPKPVASTAGGEGLNVRTAGADFVDRTYLENIIRQVRRYFRPPAGSTTDRASVRFWIERDGSVKDMQIAGGSGSYTFRAAAMEAVETAGRDGAFGPLPHAFGGDRLAVTFDFSPPR
- a CDS encoding OmpA family protein; its protein translation is MKTRHIALLALVALSAGACRKKHPADGPSPANADSLNAVTRERARADSIAMAERDRVERERADRERTERERAATEQRTAGARAALTEMVFFEYDSDEVSPDAQAILERKALVMRANPGIRLRIEGNADQRGSTEYNLALGQRRAEAVRAFFGGYGIDVSRFSTLSYGKERPLAEGDDEQAFARNRRAEFSITAGEVTVVPEGIR